The Pyrenophora tritici-repentis strain M4 chromosome 3, whole genome shotgun sequence genome has a window encoding:
- a CDS encoding Lignostilbene-alpha,beta-dioxygenase — protein MVVATTDVWPNTAGFDTDYQEHEPVELTVKGEIPRYAAGVLYRTGPLGYKAKTDDGKIWSAKHWFDGFSCVHRFQIDFPAANGPPKVTYRSRRTVDEYIETVRKTGKLDSVTFAAKRDPCNSFFSKVMAFFQSAPNERNIGVTLSINMPGGHKIGGTEKSGINGHTNGLQTLHVKTDSANIKQIDPETLEPTGFASQASLHPELKGPFSAAHAKSDPKNGDMYNFNLDFGYKSTYRLFRVSASTGETDILATFNGMPAYIHSLFLTENYVILCVWSSHISWSGLSLMWHKNIIDSISPFDPNSKSTWYVVDRVHGKGLVATYESIPFFCFHSINAWEQPSPSDPSKTDIITELSMFENLDVVKRFYYDSIISSIDTPEFTGENRMSSLPMQAQFRLPSVDAGVPTATPMPAELLFQAEKFDSMELPTCNPAYITRQHRYTYGCADRLKSTFFDGLVKFDNQTKKSIFWEEEGHTPGEAIFVADPEGTEEDDGVLLSVVLDGHKEKSYLLVLKAKDLTEVGRAYMQGPMSFGFHGTFMEREKGYRGDV, from the coding sequence ATGGTCGTCGCGACTACGGATGTATGGCCAAACACGGCGGGCTTCGATACAGACTATCAAGAACATGAACCTGTCGAACTCACCGTAAAGGGTGAGATACCGCGATACGCTGCAGGAGTCCTATATCGAACAGGGCCGCTCGGATATAAAGCGAAAACAGATGATGGAAAGATCTGGTCTGCAAAGCATTGGTTTGACGGCTTTTCTTGTGTTCACCGCTTCCAAATCGACTTTCCTGCCGCGAATGGTCCACCAAAGGTCACATACCGTTCTCGACGCACAGTAGATGAGTATATTGAGACGGTGAGAAAGACAGGGAAGCTTGACAGTGTGACCTTCGCAGCGAAGCGGGATCCTTGCAACAGCTTCTTCAGCAAAGTCATGGCCTTCTTCCAGTCTGCGCCCAACGAGAGAAACATCGGAGTTACACTATCTATCAACATGCCCGGCGGACATAAGATCGGTGGTACTGAGAAGTCTGGGATCAATGGGCATACGAATGGCCTTCAGACTCTGCACGTGAAAACAGATTCTGCCAACATTAAGCAGATCGATCCAGAGACGCTAGAACCGACCGGGTTTGCGTCTCAGGCTTCTCTCCACCCAGAATTGAAAGGGCCCTTCTCCGCTGCGCACGCCAAGTCTGACCCAAAGAACGGAGACATGTATAATTTCAATCTCGACTTTGGCTACAAAAGCACTTACCGCCTATTCCGGGTATCCGCATCCACAGGCGAGACAGACATCCTTGCGACTTTCAACGGAATGCCGGCATACATCCACTCGCTCTTCCTGACAGAGAACTATGTCATCCTCTGCGTCTGGAGCAGTCACATCTCATGGAGCGGCCTCTCGCTCATGTGGCACAAGAATATCATCGACTCCATCTCTCCCTTCGACCCCAACTCAAAATCTACCTGGTACGTCGTCGACCGGGTACATGGAAAGGGATTGGTAGCAACATACGAAAGCATCCCTTTCTTCTGCTTCCACAGTATCAACGCCTGGGAACAGCCATCCCCTTCCGACCCCAGCAAAACCGATATCATCACCGAGCTCAGCATGTTCGAGAACTTGGACGTTGTCAAGCGCTTCTACTACGACAGCATCATCTCTTCCATTGACACCCCTGAATTCACCGGCGAAAATCGTATGTCTTCTCTCCCTATGCAAGCGCAGTTCCGCCTCCCTAGCGTCGACGCCGGCGTCCCGACCGCCACACCCATGCCCGCTGAACTCCTCTTTCAAGCCGAGAAGTTTGACTCCATGGAACTTCCTACCTGCAATCCCGCGTACATTACGCGTCAGCACCGCTACACATACGGATGTGCCGATCGTCTCAAGTCGACGTTCTTCGACGGCCTCGTCAAGTTTGACAATCAGACTAAAAAATCTATCTTCTGGGAGGAAGAGGGACATACACCCGGTGAAGCCATCTTCGTTGCGGATCCGGAGGGTACTGAGGAAGATGATGGCGTGTTGCTGAGCGTGGTGTTGGATGGACACAAGGAGAAGAGCTATCTGCTGGTGTTGAAGGCGAAGGATTTGACGGAGGTGGGGAGGGCGTACATGCAGGGTCCGATGAGCTTTGGGTTTCATGGCACGTTTATGGAGAGGGAGAAGGGGTATAGGGGCGATGTATGA
- a CDS encoding Adeno-PV multi-domain protein codes for MFSTQPSYQAHNGEEEEINATHAPHQAQGPEPRNPAEDLPFDERLVLQDDGEGDPHPGRPPRAPTPPPHEDHHQHGDLADAFAPGPANPPPNPSRNNRVVGTKKAKAIRRRNEERQYNEWIREQAQVRRLQDEEGREEREAALAAAYTEGKDRTWVERLIRASGLLQQLQQESSHVMFTGRDWLVRIDQEVMARAYAEAERFGQDNGGKVGFEDFGGMLEKALLARANV; via the exons ATGTTCTCCACGCAGCCGTCCT ATCAGGCACATAacggagaagaagaagaaatCAACGCTACACATGCCCCCCATCAAGCACAGGGCCCTGAGCCCCGAAATCCCGCTGAAGACCTCCCCTTCGACGAGCGGCTCGTACTCCAAGACGACGGCGAAGGCGACCCTCATCCCGGCCGCCCACCCCGCGCACCCACACCTCCTCCTCACGAAGACCACCACCAACACGGCGACCTCGCCGACGCTTTTGCCCCGGGCCCCGCCAACCCCCCTCCAAACCCCTCGCGAAACAACCGCGTCGTCGGCACAAAGAAAGCCAAGGCTATCCGGCGTAGGAACGAAGAACGCCAATATAACGAATGGATACGCGAACAAGCCCAAGTCAGGCGGTTACAGGACGAGGAGGGGCGCGAGGAGAGAGAGGCGGCGCTCGCT GCTGCATACACAGAGGGCAAAGATCGGACGTGGGTTGAGCGCCTTATTCGTGCTTCTGGTCTGCTCCAACAACTGCAGCAAGAGAGTAGCCACGTCATGTTCACTGGAAGGGATTGGCTGGTTAGAATCGACCAAGAGGTCATGGCAAGAGCCTATGCGGAGGCTGAGCGGTTCGGTCAGGACAATGGCGGAAAAGTTGGATTTGAAGACTTTGGAGGCATGTTGGAGAAGGCTCTACTTGCAAGGGCAAATGTATGA
- a CDS encoding RpsG, Ribosomal protein S7: protein MSDNGEIEVENPTGIAILPKEVTDEQGSWSYEEVEVRDISLTDYIQIRSPVYISHSAGRYAVKRFRKAQCPIIERLTNSLMMNGRNNGKKLMAVRIVAHAFEIIHIMTDQNPIQVAVDAIVNCGPREDSTRIGSAGTVRRQAVDVSPLRRVNQGISLLTIGAREASFRNVKSIAECLAEELINAAKGSSNSYAIKKKDELERVAKSNR, encoded by the exons ATGTCTGACAACGGAGAAATCGAGGTCGAGAACCCCACCGGCATTGCCATCCTCCCCAAGGAGGTCACCGACGAGCAAGGCAGC TGGTCCTACGAGGAGGTCGAAGTCCGCGACATCTCATTGAC CGACTACATTCAGATCCGCTCCCCCGTCTACATTTCACACTCGGCCGGCCGATATGCCGTCAAGCGATTCAGGAAGGCCCAGTGCCCCATCATTGAGCGTCTTACCAACTCGCTCATGATGAACGGCCGCAACAACGGAAAGAAGCTCATGGCTGTCCGTATCGTTGCTCACGCTTTCGAGATT ATCCACATCATGACCGACCAGAACCCCATCCAGGTCGCCGTCGATGCCATTGTCAACTGCGGTCCCCGTGAAGACTCCACCCGTATCGGTTCCGCCGGTACCGTCCGTCGCCAGGCCGTCGATGTTTCACCCCTCCGCCGCGTCAACCAGGGTATCTCCCTCCTTACCATCGGTGCGCGTGAGGCCTCTTTCCGCAACGTCAAGAGCATTGCCGAGTGCCTCGCTGAAGAGCTTATCAACGCTGCCAAGGGAAGCAGCAACTCGTACGCCATCAAAAAGAAGGATGAGCTCGAGCGTGTCGCCAAGTCCAACCGATAA
- a CDS encoding MAD multi-domain protein, whose product MPFSPGMPIFPASPDRGVGTALKYGGSQNGSPVMSPSTPTLRPNSPLRHTHRRTDSDVSVTALTGMFENLEVKDPREACKRFKELLDKERIRNGEKLNKIAKEHAKKEKEHEMALSRRDMRIDELKSELEHASGSLDMAITKERYEKERKANKAAINQWETVFKQNEERWKNMQHKMIEAENQSKIYEGKYRSYKKQWVEANNDKLRHSSMIPQLQTKIQGLQRNLQRAESDVKFKTEEAAKYKNEVYSLQVELESVSKRLDEEVQALQEKLSLAEGERDALKTSLKEEEVLRIAAEGQIPLPAADNEEVDEFASPVRSPRKQHNPSRNDDDKENVSPKKGAVELRFIQQELAAEKRARERAEEQIDFMKMECQFQCCSCRLAENSGKNYVHDDTLEVEMQRIKTSLPVFTPPASDQGDEAMEDVVKQEPTEDQRPITPPAEQNANEPDTVVAFSPSTGTFRSVPSPKKMHQSAERITPVEQSTAVETSKASSFASNTRISTVRAEEIALPESRPVSRVESVRGRQSKSVDISIHEDALDDSEDEDMSPPPPSREPIGPATPYFTRTVTTTTTIPLHFSPATPAFKSGRGPMTPSTVAHAAADAKTPILGELSLNNVGFDREAALAAIRERRGRTRSMADGHGTPMKQMIAGAGSRRDISAPVSRIGNGRRA is encoded by the exons ATGCCTTTCTCGCCTGGCATGCCCATCTTTCCCGCTAGCCCTGACCGCGGCGTAGGCACAGCATTAAAGTACGGAGGCTCTCAAAACGGCTCACCAGTCATGTCGCCATCGACTCCGACCCTCCGGCCCAATTCCCCATTGCGACACACGCACCGCCGAACCGACTCGGACGTGTCCGTTACAGCACTTACGGGCATGTTCGAGAACCTCGAGGTTAAGGACCCCCGCGAAGCATGCAAACGCTTCAAAGAGCTGCTTGACAAGGAGAGGATACGAAATGGTGAGAAGCTCAACAAGATTGCCAAGGAACACGCgaagaaggaaaaggagCACGAAATGGCGCTAAGCCGGCGTGATATGCGTATCGACGAGCTCAAGAGCGAACTTGAGCACGCAAGCGGTTCACTGGACATGGCCATCACCAAGGAGCGATACGAGAAGGAGCGCAAGGCAAACAAGGCTGCCATTAACCAATGGGAGACAGTTTTCAAGCAGAACGAGGAGAGATGGAAGAACATGCAACATAAGATG ATTGAGGCAGAGAACCAGAGCAAGATCTACGAAGGCAAATACCGAAGTTACAAGAAGCAATGGGTAGAGGCGAACAACGACAAGTTGCGACACTCGTCGATGATCCCGCAGCTACAGACTAAGATCCAAGGCTTGCAGCGTAATCTGCAGCGAGCCGAGTCGGATGTCAAGTTCAAGACTGAGGAGGCCGCCAAGTACAAGAATGAGGTTTACAGCTTGCAGGTCGAGCTTGAGAGTGTCAGCAAACGTCTTGACGAGGAGGTGCAGGCATTGCAGGAGAAGTTAAGCCTAGCTGAGGGAGAACGTGACGCTCTGAAGACGAGTTTGAAAGAGGAGGAAGTCCTGCGTATCGCTGCCGAAGGACAAATACCACTGCCAGCAGCCGACAACGAAGAAGTTGACGAGTTCGCATCACCAGTCCGTTCACCACGCAAGCAACACAACCCCTCCCGCAACGATGACGACAAAGAAAATGTTTCGCCCAAGAAGGGTGCTGTTGAGCTGCGCTTCATACAGCAGGAGCTGGCAGCAGAGAAGCGTGCCCGTGAGCGCGCCGAGGAGCAGATTGACTTCATGAAGATGGAGTGCCAGTTCCAGTGCTGTTCCTGCCGCCTGGCCGAGAACAGCGGCAAGAACTATGTCCACGACGATACCCTCGAGGTTGAGATGCAGCGCATCAAAACTTCGCTTCCTGTCTTCACACCCCCCGCTAGCGACCAAGGAGATGAGGCGATGGAGGACGTTGTGAAGCAGGAGCCCACTGAGGATCAACGCCCGATTACACCGCCAGCAGAGCAGAATGCCAATGAGCCAGACACGGTTGTCGCCTTCTCCCCATCGACCGGTACCTTCCGCTCCGTCCCCTCTCCTAAGAAGATGCATCAGTCGGCAGAACGCATCACGCCCGTAGAGCAATCAACGGCAGTAGAAACAAGTAAAGCATCCTCGTTTGCCTCCAACACACGAATTTCGACAGTTAGAGCCGAGGAAATCGCCCTTCCGGAGTCCCGCCCGGTATCTCGAGTGGAGTCCGTACGTGGCCGCCAAAGTAAATCCGTCGACATCAGCATCCACGAAGATGCATTAGATGACAGCGAGGACGAGGATATGTCACCGCCACCACCAAGCCGAGAGCCCATAGGTCCTGCCACACCGTATTTCACGCGTACCGTCACGACCACAACTACCATCCCTCTTCACTTCTCCCCTGCAACTCCAGCATTCAAGTCCGGTCGGGGGCCTATGACTCCTTCGACCGTTGCACATGCGGCAGCTGATGCAAAGACACCTATCTTGGGCGAGCTGTCCCTGAACAACGTTGGCTTTGACCGAGAGGCTGCCCTTGCAGCGATCCGTGAGCGACGCGGAAGGACTAGGAGCATGGCCGACGGCCACGGAACGCCGATGAAGCAGATGATTGCAGGCGCGGGCAGCCGAAGAGACATCAGCGCACCTGTGTCAAGAATCGGTAATGGTCGTCGGGCGTGA